A stretch of DNA from Candidatus Hydrogenedentota bacterium:
GGGGGCAGGACAACGGTCCACCCCATGACGAGGAGGAGATAGACCGCGTCGAGCAGGAGAAATTTCATCCCGTGCCCCTCGCGGAAAGACAGCGGCCCTTCCTGTGGCGTCGCATCGGTCATGCGGGAAGTGTATACACGCCGCCCGGGGGCGCGCAATGGCGGGGGACCACGCATGTCTGCCCCCCCCAACGCAGAAGCGGCTTCCAGCCGCTTTCTTCCGGGACTTTCGCCAACCCCAAAGAACGCGGCTGGAAGCCGCGTCCACATTGCGCAGACACGCCGCGGCGGGAATACGGGGTGTTCCGTGCCGACGCGGCGCTTTTCCCACGCGGGGCCCTTTCCTGGAACCTTTTTCCGTTTCTTGGGGTCAAATTTCCCGGACGCGGTGGGCCGCGACCCCGAAATTACCGTTTTCCGGCCGAAATATGGCATAATGCGCCGTCCGGACGCGAATTGCGGCTTTCGGAGTATCCACATAACACCGACGGAGCGCGCGCAAAGGCAGGACGCCGGAACGGCGCGGGTCCGTGAAAGGCCAACAAGGAGAGTAAGACATGCCTGCGAAAGTTGACTGGGATCTGTGCGCGGGGTGCGGCGACTGCGTGGACGAATGCCCCACGAACGCGATTGAAATGACGGACGAGGGCAAGGCGAAGGTGAAAGAGGATGAGTGCGC
This window harbors:
- a CDS encoding 4Fe-4S binding protein, translating into MPAKVDWDLCAGCGDCVDECPTNAIEMTDEGKAKVKEDECADCGACVDVCPTQAISQD